In the Ctenopharyngodon idella isolate HZGC_01 chromosome 4, HZGC01, whole genome shotgun sequence genome, one interval contains:
- the LOC127511137 gene encoding tripartite motif-containing protein 16-like, with product MAEARISVDQNEFMCPVCLDLLKDPVAIPCGHSYCKICITGCWDQEDQMRVYSCPQCRQTFSPRPALGKNTILAEIVEKLKKTKLPADCYAGAGDVQCDVCTGRKHKAVKSCLVCLNSYCQNHLEQHETFFKGKRHNLTEATGRLQEMICPKHDKLLEVFCRTDQKCICVLCMDEHKNHDTVSAAAQRTEKQHQLKETQRSFQQRIQQREKDLQQLREAVESHKRSAQTAVEDSERIFTELIRSIERSRSEATQRIRDQEKTAVSRAEGRLERLEQEINDLRRRDAELEQLSHTQDHIHFLQSFQSLSAPPESTDVNDDPFSSLSSFDVVRESVRQLRDKLEDFCKEELKKFSDRVTFTNIVPRTRNDFLQYSHQLNLDLNTVNKHLHLSERNRVITGTDTVQPYPDHPDRFDQWQVLCRESVCGRCYWEIEWNGHEVYISVSYKSISRKGPDVECLFGRNDQSWSLNCSLFGYSFRHNNIETELPVEPIFISRIGVYVDHSAGTLSFYSVSGDTMSLIHTVQTTFTQPLYPGFRVWYGSVKLC from the exons ATGGCAGAAGCCAGAATTTCAGTGGATCAGAATGAGTTCATGTGTCCAGTGTGTCTGGATCTCCTGAAGGATCCAGTGGCCATtccctgtggacacagttactgtaagaTCTGTATTACAGGCTGCTGGGATCAGGAGGATCAGATGAGAGTCTACAGCTGtcctcagtgcagacagaccttcagTCCAAGACCTGCTTTAGGTAAAAACACCATTCTGGCTGAAATTgtggagaaactgaagaagactaaacttcctgctgactgttacgctggagctggagatgtgcagtgtgacgtctgtactggaagaaaacacaaagccgTCAAGTCCTGTCTGGTGTGTCTGAACTCTTACTGTCAGAATCACCTTGAACAACATGAGACCTTCTTTAAAGGAAAGAGACACAATCTGACTGAAGCCACTGGACGACTGCAGGAGATGATCTGCCCGAAACACGACAAGCTCCTTGAGGTTTTCTGCCGCACTGATCAGAAGTGTATATGTGTGCTGTGTATGGATGAACATAAAAACCACGACACTGTATCAGCTGCAGCacagaggacagagaaacag CACCAGCTGAAGGAGACGCAGAGGTCGTTTCAGCAGAggatccagcagagagagaaagatcttcagcagctgagagaggctgtggagtctcataag cgctctgcacagacagcagtggaggacagtgagaggatcttcactgagctcatccgctccattgagagaagccgctctgaggccacacagcggatcagagatcaggaaaagactgcagtgagtcgagctgaaggacgactggagcgactggagcaggagatcaatgatctgaggaggagagacgctgagctggagcagctttcacacacacaggatcacatccatttcctgcag agtttccagtctctctcaGCTCCTCCTGAATCTACAGACGTAAATGACGATCCCTtcagttctctctcctcttttgatGTTGTGAGAGAATCTGTCCGTCAGCTGAGAGACAAACTGGAggatttctgcaaagaggagctgaagaagttctctgacagag TCACTTTCACCAACATTGTTCCCAGAACCAGGAACGACTTCCTACAAT attcccatcagctcaatctggatctgaacacagtgaataaacacCTCCAtctgtctgagaggaacagagtGATTACTGGCACTGACACAGTCCagccgtatcctgatcatccagacagatttgatcagtggcaggtgttgtgtagagagagtgtgtgtggacgctgttactgggagattgagtggaATGGACATGAAGTGtatatatcagtgtcatataagagcatcagcaggaagggacCGGATGTTGAGTGTTTGTTTGGACgtaatgatcagtcctggagtttgaACTGCTCTTTGTTCGGTTATTCATTCAGACACAATAACATAGAGACTGAACTCCCTGTAGAGCCCATCTTCATCagtagaataggagtgtatgtggatcacagtgcaggaactctgtccttctacagcgtctctggagacacaatgagcctcatccacacagtccagaccacattcactcaaccgctctatcctgggtttagGGTTTGGTATGgatcagtgaaactgtgttga